A genome region from Clostridium sp. JN-9 includes the following:
- the selA gene encoding L-seryl-tRNA(Sec) selenium transferase has translation MTEKELLRNLPKVDEILNKKEICSLLKKNLRPVIVEAIRESIDYYRKKIISHELTDITMEDIVQRVIDKVQFEKQSNLKTVINATGVIIHTNLGRSKLSARAIDNVINISQNYSNLEYDINLGKRGSRYSHVEELIKKITGAEAALVVNNNAAAVMLVLNTLCNNKEAIVSRGQLVEIGGSFRIPDVMSFSGAKLTEAGTTNRTHLYDYENNINENTGVILRVHTSNFKIMGFTEEVTIEDMVALGEKYNIPVIEDIGSGTLVDFSKYGFSHEPTVQESINKGIDVVTFSGDKMLGGPQAGIIIGKKIYIDAMKKNQLTRALRIDKMTLAALEGTLYYYLDENEAVKNIPTLNMILGSKEEIKKKAQRLKRKLQNKNSNFSFKIEPDSSMVGGGSMPTERIETFTLKVKHKFLSADELEEKLRMNKIPIIVRISNDEVIFDLRTIEEKDFQIIAEAIMNLD, from the coding sequence ATGACTGAAAAAGAACTTTTAAGAAATCTACCTAAAGTAGATGAGATTTTAAATAAAAAGGAAATATGTTCATTATTAAAAAAAAATTTAAGACCAGTTATAGTTGAAGCCATAAGGGAATCCATTGACTATTACAGAAAAAAGATCATCTCACATGAGTTAACAGATATAACAATGGAAGATATAGTTCAAAGAGTAATTGATAAAGTTCAATTTGAAAAACAGAGTAATTTAAAAACAGTGATAAATGCCACAGGAGTAATTATCCATACCAATTTAGGCAGATCAAAATTATCAGCCAGGGCTATAGACAATGTTATAAATATCTCTCAGAACTATAGTAATCTGGAATATGATATTAACCTTGGAAAAAGAGGATCAAGGTACAGTCATGTTGAAGAACTTATTAAGAAGATTACTGGAGCAGAAGCAGCATTGGTAGTTAATAACAATGCTGCGGCTGTTATGCTGGTATTGAATACATTATGTAATAATAAAGAAGCCATAGTTTCAAGAGGACAGCTGGTGGAGATTGGCGGCTCCTTCAGAATACCTGATGTAATGTCATTCAGCGGAGCTAAGCTTACAGAGGCAGGCACTACTAATAGGACTCATTTATATGACTATGAGAATAATATAAATGAAAATACCGGAGTTATCCTAAGAGTACACACATCTAACTTTAAAATAATGGGATTTACTGAAGAAGTAACCATTGAAGATATGGTTGCATTAGGTGAAAAATATAATATTCCTGTAATTGAGGATATAGGAAGCGGCACTCTTGTGGACTTTTCTAAATATGGATTTTCACATGAGCCTACAGTACAGGAAAGCATAAATAAAGGTATAGATGTGGTTACCTTTAGCGGCGATAAAATGCTTGGTGGTCCTCAGGCTGGTATTATAATAGGCAAAAAGATATACATTGATGCCATGAAAAAAAATCAGCTCACAAGAGCTCTTAGAATAGATAAAATGACATTAGCTGCACTGGAAGGAACATTATACTATTACTTGGATGAAAATGAGGCCGTTAAAAATATACCAACTTTGAATATGATACTTGGCTCAAAAGAAGAAATAAAGAAAAAGGCTCAAAGGTTAAAGAGAAAACTGCAAAATAAAAACAGTAATTTTTCTTTTAAAATAGAGCCTGATTCATCAATGGTTGGCGGGGGATCAATGCCTACAGAAAGAATAGAAACATTTACACTTAAGGTTAAACACAAATTTCTTTCAGCAGATGAATTAGAAGAAAAATTAA
- the selD gene encoding selenide, water dikinase SelD, producing MNNRLTEFSKTSGUAAKIGPETLSKILNKLPKMYDPNLLVGIETSDDAAVYKIDEDKALIQTLDFFTPVVDDPYTFGQIAAANSLSDIYAMGGKPMVALNIVCFPNCLPIEVLGDILKGGADKVLEAGAVVIGGHSVSDDEPKYGLSVSGIVNPKKILKNHGCNDGDVLILTKPLGTGIINTAIKGQLASKEAYIKAVTIMTTLNKYAGEIITNYNISACTDITGFGIMGHAYEMASASNKTIKLFKDKIPFINEAKEYAEMGLVPAGSYRNRSYLEGKYEFRDVPEWFQDILFDPQTSGGLLFSCSFEESVDIMKDLSKLNLQSAVVGEIIRKGEKYIIVE from the coding sequence ATGAATAATAGATTAACAGAATTTTCAAAGACATCAGGCTGAGCTGCTAAAATAGGGCCGGAGACCCTTTCTAAAATATTAAATAAACTGCCTAAAATGTATGATCCTAATTTACTGGTTGGCATAGAAACATCTGACGATGCTGCAGTGTATAAAATAGATGAGGACAAAGCATTAATACAGACTTTGGACTTTTTTACACCTGTAGTAGATGATCCATATACTTTTGGTCAGATTGCTGCTGCCAACTCTTTAAGTGATATATATGCCATGGGCGGGAAACCAATGGTTGCATTGAACATAGTATGTTTTCCTAACTGTCTGCCTATTGAAGTCTTAGGGGATATTTTAAAAGGAGGAGCCGATAAAGTTCTGGAAGCAGGAGCTGTAGTTATAGGGGGACATTCTGTATCTGATGATGAACCTAAATATGGACTTTCTGTGTCTGGAATTGTGAATCCAAAAAAAATACTAAAAAATCATGGATGTAATGATGGAGATGTACTGATTTTAACTAAACCCTTAGGCACAGGAATTATAAATACAGCAATAAAAGGCCAGTTAGCTTCAAAAGAAGCCTATATTAAAGCTGTTACAATTATGACTACATTGAATAAATATGCCGGTGAAATAATAACAAACTACAATATAAGCGCATGTACTGACATAACTGGGTTTGGCATAATGGGACATGCTTACGAAATGGCATCAGCTTCAAATAAAACAATAAAATTATTTAAGGACAAAATACCTTTTATTAATGAAGCAAAGGAATATGCTGAAATGGGACTGGTGCCTGCAGGATCATATAGAAACAGAAGCTATCTGGAAGGAAAATATGAATTTAGGGATGTTCCAGAATGGTTCCAGGATATCTTATTTGATCCACAGACTTCTGGAGGACTTCTTTTCTCATGCAGCTTTGAGGAATCAGTGGATATTATGAAGGATTTATCTAAGCTGAATTTACAATCTGCTGTAGTAGGCGAAATAATAAGAAAAGGAGAAAAATATATTATAGTTGAGTGA